In the Fimbriiglobus ruber genome, AACACGGACCTCAATCCGATGTATAGGTGGGAGGCGCTCCCGTGGCGCCAAATCGAACGGACGTCTTCAAGCTCCAGAAGCGGATCTACCGAGCCTCGGCCCGAGGCGACAGTCAGACGGTTCGCACGCTCCAGAGACTCATGATCAACAACCGGGCGGCCAAACTGCTCGCCGTTCGTCGCGTCACTCAAGACAACCGGGGAAGAACACCGCCGGGGTTGATGGGGTCAGCGCGCTGGCCCCGGAAGACCGTCTGGAGTTGGCCGATGGCCTCAAGGTCGGGGCCGAGGCCACGCCCGTGCGCCGGGTCTACATTCCCAAGCCGGGGAGTGAAGAACTTCGGCCCCTGGGCATTCCGACGCTGCACGACCGCGCGCTGCAGACGCTGGTGCGGTTCGCCCTGGAACCCGAATGGGAAGCCAGGTTCGAGCCCAACAGCTACGGGTTCCGCCCGGGACGGTCCTGCTGGGATGCGATCGGAGCGATCTTCCAATCCGTCTCGAAGATGGACAAGTACGTCCTCGACGCCGACATCGCGAAGTGCTTCGACCGCATCGACCATGACGCGCTGCTCAAGAAGGTCAACGCTGGCCCGACCATCACCCGGCAACTCCGGGCGTGGCTCGAAGCCGGCATCCTCGACGGCGAGACGCTGTTCCCCTCGGAACAGGGCACCCCGCAGGG is a window encoding:
- a CDS encoding reverse transcriptase domain-containing protein, with protein sequence MADGLKVGAEATPVRRVYIPKPGSEELRPLGIPTLHDRALQTLVRFALEPEWEARFEPNSYGFRPGRSCWDAIGAIFQSVSKMDKYVLDADIAKCFDRIDHDALLKKVNAGPTITRQLRAWLEAGILDGETLFPSEQGTPQGGAISPLLANIALHGLEELVQARFRDDGSGSTERSRISHPHTSSGTPTTSSSCTGTRRS